The genomic DNA CTTTAGAAAATGATTTAACAACTCTTGTTGGAGAACCCTTCAGACCTAATTTTTCTTCATCCACCGTAATGTTATCAACAGTCCAAACCTCTATATCTTTATCAAAGCACTCCCATATACCATTAACAGTCATATATCTAGGCTTATTAGCATCTTTAAGCATTGTAATTACACAAGGTAAAGAAGACCTCATTTTGTAGTAACCGTCTTCTATAACTCTTTTAAGGAGTATTTTATTACTATCAATATCATAATCTAGTTCCGTAACATATGATACTAATGGTAATCCTAAATGTTCCGCAGTTTGAGGACCAACCTGAGCAGTATCCCCATCAATTGCCTGCCTTCCTGCAATGATTAAATCATAATCTAATTCTCTCAGTGCAGCTGCTAATGCATTTGAGGTAGCTAGTGTATCGGCTCCAGCAAACTTTCTATCGGATAATAAAATACATTTATCTACTCCCATAGCATAGGCTTCTCTAAGTGAGTTTTTAG from Fusobacteria bacterium ZRK30 includes the following:
- a CDS encoding electron transfer flavoprotein subunit beta/FixA family protein, whose amino-acid sequence is MKIIVLVKEVPDSNEIRIDPIKGTMIRDGVPSIINPDDKAAIEQALVLKDRFGGEVTVLTMGPPQAKNSLREAYAMGVDKCILLSDRKFAGADTLATSNALAAALRELDYDLIIAGRQAIDGDTAQVGPQTAEHLGLPLVSYVTELDYDIDSNKILLKRVIEDGYYKMRSSLPCVITMLKDANKPRYMTVNGIWECFDKDIEVWTVDNITVDEEKLGLKGSPTRVVKSFSKGAKGAGTIHKDLDPKVASRVIIEKLREKFIV